GAGCTCCCAATTCCTCTTCAATGACTCTCGATACATCGGCATACGGAAACGGAGGCACTGCATCCTGAAGCTTGATCAGCTCCTTCACAACAGGTTGCGGAACCAGATCCGGCCGGGTGCTGGCCAGTTGTCCCAGCTTGATGAATGTAGTACCCAGCTCTTCCAGCAGCAGGCGGATATGCTTGCCTGCACCCGGCCAATCCGTTTCACTTGCTGCAGAAACACCGTCTGCTCCAATGCTGCTGTGGACAATGAATCCGAATCCGCTGCGGGCGATTGCGGACGTAATCGTCCGGTAACGCTGCAATTGTCTGAACCTTTTTTGTACCCCCAATCAAGCACCCCCATTAGATATGTAGATCTTTTTGGTGCTCTAGTGCAAGCACACGAAGCTTCAACTGCCCAAGCTCCTCCAAGACCGCCTGGTTGTGTTCGGACCATAGCGCCTGAACCTGTCCGGTAATCCGCGCTTCCATCCGCTGCTCCTCTGCCTCCTTGCGGTGAATGAGCTTATCTGCCAGGGAACGGGCCTCTTGACGGCTCACCTCTCCTTTTTTGACTAATTCCCCGACGGTTAGTTCAATTTGTTCTTTCCCCGCAGCCGCCAGGCCAATCCCCAGCATTATCGCTTTATCTAATGTTGTTCTCATTCGTCTCCAGCTCCTTATAAGATCATGATTTACTTGCTATACGAATTTGAATTTGATGCTTGAGCTCCTCCATGCTCTGTTCGGCAGCCTCCTCTCCCGCTCGGATACATTCCTGTGTCTTGGTAAAGTCAAAGGCTGCATAGGAGCCAACGTCAGGCCGGATCACATAATCCGCCAGCTTCAGGCTTGCATGTTTACGCTCGGCCGTCATTAGACTATACGAGCGGTAGACCACTTCGAACATATTGCGCGGCGGCTTATTCTCATGCTCTCTCGCCACGTCCACAGCAATCACATAATCGATATCCCCGCCCAGCACCTCCTCCACCGGCAGGTTGTTCAATACCCCGCCGTCCACAAGCATTTGATCCCCAGCCATCAGCGGTGCAAAAACACCTGGAAATGCGGTGGTAGCACGGAGTGCAACGCCCAGCTCACCTTCATCCAGCACCACCTGCTTGCCCCGAATCAGATCTACGGCAATCGCTCTGAATTCCACCGGAAATTGTTCGATTCGCAGGTCATGCTTACCGCGGCTCTGCAGCAATTCGTTGATTGTATGATGGACCGTATTGCCGGCAAACAAGCCCCTGTGCCGGATTCCTATATCCAGCAAACGGTATTTCGGTGTTCTTAGCAGCAGCTGTTCAATATCCCCGGCAGAGATGCCTGCTGCATATAGGCCCCCAATGGCCCCGCCCATGCTTGTGCCGGCAATCCGGTCTATCCGGATACCATGTCTCTCAAAAGCCTTCAATACGCCCAGATGCGCCAGCCCCCTGACGGCTCCGCCGCCCAATGCAAGTCCTGTTCTCCCCATATGGCACTCCACTTCCATCCGGATTTATTTTAATAAGTCACAAAAGACCCAAAAACTCAAAAAGCAGAAGCTTTGTCAAGCTAAAGCTTCGTGCAGCAGATCCAACAAGCGTTGTTGGTCTTGACTCGACAGCTGATCCATGATGCGGAGAAATTCGGATACCAGCTCTGTGAATTCGTCCCCAAGCTCGTCATTGATGGCTTGAATAACCGTCCCGAGAACCGTTCCGACAAACATCAGCATTCCGTTCTCTCTCTTCGGTGTTTTGGAGACCACAAGACGGATCAGCATTTCAGTTCTACCGCCCAGCTTCTTCACATAGACCAGCAGCAGTCCGAGAATATAGCCGCAGAATTCAATGCTGGATGACTTGGAAGGAATTTCGTTCATCATTCTTTGAATCAGGTCGTTAACATTGCCATTCTTTACGCTTTGGAGCAGATTGCGGATATGGGCCACCGTCTGCTCCCAGTCCGCCGGATTTAAGGAATCGCTCAAATTTTGTTTGAACAGGTCGGACGCCTTGACGGTTGGAGCAAACACTACCTGAGAACGTCCGGTGTCCTTGGAGTTCACTTCATAGCTGCGGGTTACAAACCCGAGCTTTTCGATTTCCTTCAGCATATCATAAGCCGTCCATTTACTGACTCCGAGTGAACGGGCCAACGTCTCATAATGAATCGGCAGGCTGGTGCGCTGATACAGTTCAACCAGCTGCCCCAATAATTGCAGCCGTCGTTTTGTAAGTGGCATAGATGCACCTCGAGAATTTTTGTTTTTTGGTTTTTTGGTTTTTTGGTTTTTTGTGTTTTTTATATTACCACTCCCTTCCTTCGTTCGTCAATCTAAGATTCACGGGCAGAAACGGCAAAGAACCCTCATTGGCTGAAGGTTCTTAAACTCTCAAGTCCTACCCTTGCTCCTTATCCCGGCCAAGCAGTCCGCTGAGCGCCTCAGTCACGTTCATGCCGGTAAGTGTCTGGGTCAGCTCTGGAACCTGGGCCATAATTTTGGCGATATCACCCGTAATCTTGTTCACGCCTGAAGAAGCGCCGTCCTGGGAGATGACCGTGATCTTGTCGACCTTGGCCAGCGGGGAGGCGATCTTGTCGGCCAGCTCCGGCAGAATCTTCAGGAATTCCACGGTCAGCGCCGCTTGCGTGAACTGCTTGTAGGCCTCCGCTTTCTTCTGCAAAGCTCCTGCTTCGGCTGCCCCGGCGAGCTGAACGATCTCCGCATTCGCCTTCCCTTTCGCCAGCTCTGCTTCCGCCGTTGCCAGCCCGCGCTTGGTCGTCGTGGCCGCTTCAGCTTCCGCCTCCAGAATCTGCCGCTGCTTGGCGGCTTCCGCTCTCATAATGGTCGCCTGATTCTCCGCCTGAGCCGGCTTGATCACTGTCGCCTCCAGCTCCTTCTGCTTCAGCTCAACTTCAATCTCGCGGACCGTCCGGTTGGCTTCGGCTTCCATTTGGGTGATTTTGACCTGCTCGGTGACCAGCGATTGCTTGATCTTGTTCTGTTGCAGTTCGTAAGCCAGATCCGCCTGCGCCTTCTTCACTTCGGTCTCCAGCTTGAAGTCGGCCTGCTTAATATTCAGCTCCT
This region of Paenibacillus sp. FSL K6-1096 genomic DNA includes:
- a CDS encoding patatin-like phospholipase family protein; this translates as MGRTGLALGGGAVRGLAHLGVLKAFERHGIRIDRIAGTSMGGAIGGLYAAGISAGDIEQLLLRTPKYRLLDIGIRHRGLFAGNTVHHTINELLQSRGKHDLRIEQFPVEFRAIAVDLIRGKQVVLDEGELGVALRATTAFPGVFAPLMAGDQMLVDGGVLNNLPVEEVLGGDIDYVIAVDVAREHENKPPRNMFEVVYRSYSLMTAERKHASLKLADYVIRPDVGSYAAFDFTKTQECIRAGEEAAEQSMEELKHQIQIRIASKS
- a CDS encoding Lrp/AsnC family transcriptional regulator codes for the protein MPLTKRRLQLLGQLVELYQRTSLPIHYETLARSLGVSKWTAYDMLKEIEKLGFVTRSYEVNSKDTGRSQVVFAPTVKASDLFKQNLSDSLNPADWEQTVAHIRNLLQSVKNGNVNDLIQRMMNEIPSKSSSIEFCGYILGLLLVYVKKLGGRTEMLIRLVVSKTPKRENGMLMFVGTVLGTVIQAINDELGDEFTELVSEFLRIMDQLSSQDQQRLLDLLHEALA